One window from the genome of Pyrus communis chromosome 16, drPyrComm1.1, whole genome shotgun sequence encodes:
- the LOC137720330 gene encoding 2-isopropylmalate synthase 2, chloroplastic-like translates to MATVCTHPKILPTPAATVSSINIPKSSESQLLFRSHLHNPKTPNFLVSPPNLHTTSNPHRLKPHILCSQTDNPKPTRRPDYIPNRISDPNYVRIFDTTLRDGEQSPGASLTSKEKLDIARQLAKLGVDIIEAGFPASSKDDAEAVKMIAKEVGNAVDKDGYVPVICGLSRCNKNDIQTAWDAVKYAKRPRIHTFIATSPIHLEYKLRKSKEQVIEIARNMVKFARELGCDDVEFSPEDAGRSEREFLYQILGEVIKAGATTLNIPDTVGYNVPEEYSQLIADIKSNTPGIDNVIISTHCQNDLGLSTANTLAGACAGARQLEVTINGIGERAGNASLEEVVLTLNCRGEHVLGGLYTGINTKHIYVTSKMVEEYTGLHVQPHKAIVGANAFAHESGIHQDGMLKHKGTYEIISPEDIGYERSNEAGIVLGKLSGRHALRNRLAELGYELENDQLATIFERFKAVAEQKKSITDADLGALVRDEVFQPEVVWKLHDLQVTCGTLGLSTATIKLIDADGREHVACSVGTGPVDSAYKAVDLIVKEPVTLIEYSMNAVTEGIDAIATTRVVIRLENSHTVTHAQTGESVQRTFSGIGAGMDIVVSSVKAYIGALNKMMGFKERSPPKFPTERKKVSA, encoded by the exons atggcaactgtctgCACGCACCCTAAAATTTTACCAACACCGGCAGCCACCGTTTCCTCCATCAATATCCCCAAGAGCTCCGAATCCCAACTCCTCTTCCGCTCACATTTGCACAACCCCAAGACCCCCAATTTTCTAGTTTCCCCTCCCAATCTCCACACCACCTCTAACCCCCACCGCCTCAAACCCCACATTCTCTGCTCTCAAACTGACAACCCCAAACCTACTCGCCGCCCTGATTACATCCCTAACCGCATCTCCGACCCTAACTACGTCCGCATCTTCGACACCACTCTCCGCGACGGTGAGCAGTCCCCTGGTGCCTCCTTGACCTCGAAAGAGAAACTCGACATTGCTCGGCAGCTTGCAAAGCTTGGGGTTGACATAATCGAGGCGGGTTTCCCAGCCTCTTCCAAAGACGATGCCGAGGCTGTGAAGATGATTGCAAAGGAGGTTGGGAATGCAGTTGACAAGGACGGTTATGTTCCTGTCATTTGTGGATTGTCACGGTGCAATAAAAACGATATTCAGACGGCGTGGGACGCTGTGAAGTACGCCAAAAGGCCAaggattcatacttttattgcCACCAGTCCCATTCATTTGGAGTATAAACTGAGGAAGAGCAAGGAGCAGGTGATTGAAATTGCGAGGAACATGGTCAAGTTTGCCAGGGAGTTGGGATGCGATGATGTTGAGTTTAGCCCCGAAGATGCCGGGCG ATCCGAAAGGGAATTTCTATATCAGATTTTGGGTGAAGTTATTAAGGCCGGGGCAACAACGTTGAACATTCCTGACACCGTAGGTTATAATGTGCCAGAAGAATATAGTCAGTTGATTGCTGACATAAAATCTAATACCCCTGGAATTGACAACGTTATCATTTCTACTCACTGCCAAAATGATCTTGGACTTTCTACTGCCAACACTTTAGCG GGGGCATGTGCAGGTGCTAGGCAATTGGAAGTAACAATCAATGGCATTGGTGAAAGGGCTGGGAATGCTTCATTAGAGGAG GTTGTCTTGACCTTAAATTGCCGCGGGGAGCATGTTCTTGGGGGCCTTTATACCGGAATCAATACTAAGCATATCTATGTAACAAGCAAGATG GTGGAAGAGTACACTGGGTTGCATGTGCAGCCACACAAGGCTATTGTTGGAGCTAATGCTTTTGCACATGAAAGTGGTATCCATCAG GATGGAATGCTTAAACACAAAGGCACATACGAAATTATATCTCCTGAAGATATTGGGTATGAACGGTCCAATGAAGCTGGTATTGTTCTTGGGAAACTCAG TGGACGTCATGCTTTGAGAAACCGACTTGCAGAG CTTGGCTATGAGCTTGAGAATGATCAACTTGCTACTATATTCGAGCGTTTCAAAGCTGTAGCCGAACAGAAAAAG AGTATAACTGATGCAGATCTCGGAGCATTGGTGCGAGATGAAGTTTTTCAGCCAGAAGTTGTCTGGAAGCTTCATGATCTACAG GTTACCTGTGGAACTCTTGGTCTGTCTACGGCAACTATTAAACTAATTGATGCTGATGGGAGAGAACATGTGGCATGTTCAGTTGGAACAGGTCCCGTAGATTCAGCTTACAAGGCTGTTGATCTGATTGTGAAG GAACCGGTAACGCTCATTGAGTACTCTATGAATGCGGTAACAGAAGGAATTGATGCAATTGCTACTACTCGTGTGGTAATCCGACTGGAAAACAGTCATACGGTTACTCATGCTCAAACTGGAGAATCAGTCCAGCGGACATTCAG TGGAATTGGGGCAGGAATGGATATTGTTGTCTCTAGTGTCAAGGCCTACATCGGTGCATTGAATAAGATGATGGGTTTCAAGGAAAGGTCGCCGCCAAAGTTTCCAACTGAACGAAAAAAAGTGTCTGCATGA
- the LOC137721302 gene encoding pentatricopeptide repeat-containing protein At4g39530 — MRNFALHHSLIRRRNSHKTLNASTLAALPVPPPPPTFPIRTKRRALLDLLQPRDHSDKPIFYYNAIHAQILLSGFRDDVFLANLLLHSYAKSGSFIYARKLFDKMPERNSVTWSSMVSMYTKHGNYEHALLMFSDFCRNPDGHPNEYTLASVIRACAQLGGVDQGAQVHGFVVKTGFYQDVYVATSLVDFYVKNGDIDEADLIFEGLKVKSAVTWTIMIAGYAKCGKSEVSLKLFNQMRDTDVLPDKYVLSSVLTACSALKFIGGGRQIHAYVLRRGAVMDVSVVNVLVDFYTKCGEVEAAKKLFDMIVVKDLISWTTMIAGYMQNSFEREAVKLFSEMARLGWKPDGFACSSILTSCGSLDALNQGREVHAYAIRVNLVYEAYVKNSLIDMYAKCDSLTDARKVFDSMTDHNVVSYNTMIEGYSRQDKLSEALHLFNELRLRSFQPSLLTFVSLLGISAALFTLQLSKQIHGLITKYGYCLDVFSGSGLIDVYSKCSGIKDARLVFDEMYEKDIVVWNAMFCGYAQQMESEEALRLYTELQLSRQNPNEFTFAALISAASNLASMQHGQQFHNQLIKMGLDSDPFVTNALVDMYSKCGSIEEACKIFNSKVWSDVACWNSIISTYAQHGEAEEALLMFARMMKEGIKPNYITFVGVLSACSHAGLVEDGLRHFESMPQFGIDPGTEHYACIVTLLGRAGKLFEAKEFIEKMPVKPAAIVWRSLLSACTAAGNVELGTYAAEMAIWNDPVDSGSYILLSNIYASRGMWADVKVVREKMDNDGVVKETGCSWVEVNNDVHTFAARDRTHREADLIFSILDNLILQIKGVGYVPDITTLVMND; from the coding sequence ATGAGAAACTTTGCACTTCACCACTCCCTAATTAGGCgacgaaattctcacaaaaccCTCAACGCATCCACGTTAGCAGCATTACCAGTACCTCCTCCCCCTCCTACCTTTCCAATTCGAACCAAAAGGCGCGCTTTACTCGACCTCTTACAACCACGCGACCACTCCGACAAACCCATTTTCTACTACAACGCCATTCATGCCCAGATTCTCCTCTCCGGCTTTCGAGACGATGTTTTTCTTGCTAATCTTCTCTTGCACTCCTATGCCAAATCTGGCTCTTTTATTTACGCGCGGAAACTGTTTGATAAAATGCCTGAAAGGAACTCGGTTACTTGGTCTTCCATGGTTTCTATGTATACCAAGCATGGTAATTATGAACATGCATTGCTTATGTTTTCGGACTTCTGCAGGAATCCCGATGGGCACCCGAATGAGTATACGTTGGCCAGTGTTATCCGCGCTTGTGCGCAGTTGGGAGGGGTTGATCAAGGTGCCCAAGTGCATGGTTTTGTTGTCAAGACTGGTTTTTATCAGGATGTTTATGTGGCTACTTCTTTAGTCGATTTTTACGTCAAAAATGGCGATATAGATGAAGCTGACCTGATTTTTGAGGGTTTGAAAGTGAAAAGTGCAGTTACTTGGACCATAATGATAGCAGGGTATGCAAAATGTGGAAAAAGTGAAGTGTCTTTGAAATTGTTTAACCAAATGAGAGACACCGATGTTCTTCCTGACAAATATGTTCTGTCTAGTGTTCTGACTGCATGTTCTGCGCTCAAATTCATTGGAGGCGGCAGGCAAATCCATGCTTATGTGCTTAGAAGGGGAGCCGTAATGGACGTTTCAGTGGTTAATGTGCTTGTAGATTTCTATACCAAGTGCGGTGAAGTGGAGGCAGCAAAGAAGTTATTCGATATGATTGTAGTCAAGGACCTCATTTCGTGGACCACGATGATAGCCGGGTACATGCAGAATTCATTTGAGCGGGAGGCTGTTAAGTTATTTTCTGAAATGGCCAGATTGGGTTGGAAGCCGGATGGATTTGCATGCAGTAGCATTCTTACTTCGTGTGGTTCACTTGACGCTCTTAATCAGGGGAGAGAAGTCCATGCGTATGCTATTAGAGTCAATCTTGTTTATGAAGCTTATGTGAAGAATAGTTTGATTGATATGTATGCAAAATGTGATTCCCTTACTGATGCAAGAAAAGTATTTGATTCAATGACTGATCATAATGTGGTGTCTTACAATACGATGATCGAAGGATACTCAAGACAGGATAAGCTGTCTGAAGCGCTGCATCTTTTCAATGAGCTGAGACTTAGATCGTTCCAGCCGAGTCTCTTGACGTTCGTCAGCCTTCTTGGTATCTCAGCTGCTTTATTCACGTTGCAGTTGAGCAAGCAAATCCATGGTTTGATCACCAAATATGGGTACTGTTTGGATGTATTTTCTGGCAGTGGTCTGATAGATGTTTATTCGAAGTGCTCAGGTATTAAAGATGCCAGACTTGTATTCGATGAGATGTATGAGAAAGACATTGTAGTGTGGAATGCAATGTTTTGCGGATACGCGCAACAGATGGAAAGTGAAGAGGCTCTTAGACTGTACACAGAATTACAATTATCGAGACAAAATCCTAATGAATTTACTTTTGCAGCCCTAATCTCAGCAGCCAGTAACCTGGCAAGTATGCAGCATGGCCAACAGTTCCATAACCAGCTCATTAAGATGGGTCTTGACAGTGATCCGTTCGTCACAAATGCCCTTGTGGATATGTATTCCAAGTGTGGAAGCATTGAAGAGGCTTgcaaaatttttaattcaaaagttTGGAGTGACGTTGCCTGTTGGAATTCCATAATATCAACATATGCTCAACATGGAGAAGCAGAAGAAGCCCTTCTGATGTTTGCAAGAATGATGAAGGAGGGAATAAAACCCAACTATATCACATTTGTGGGTGTGTTATCAGCTTGTAGCCATGCAGGCCTTGTGGAAGATGGACTTCGCCACTTTGAATCAATGCCTCAGTTTGGGATTGATCCAGGGACTGAACATTATGCTTGCATAGTGACTCTCCTCGGTCGTGCTGGTAAATTATTTGAAGCTAAGGAATTCATTGAGAAAATGCCGGTAAAACCAGCAGCAATTGTATGGAGGAGCTTGCTCAGCGCGTGCACTGCTGCCGGTAATGTTGAATTGGGAACATATGCAGCAGAGATGGCAATTTGGAATGATCCAGTGGATAGTGGATCATATATCTTACTTTCAAATATTTATGCATCCAGAGGTATGTGGGCTGATGTCAAGGTGGTGAGGGAAAAAATGGACAATGATGGGGTGGTGAAAGAAACCGGCTGTAGTTGGGTTGAAGTGAATAATGATGTTCATACATTTGCTGCAAGAGATAGAACACATCGTGAGGCAGATCTAATTTTTTCAATTCTAGACAATTTGATTCTGCAGATTAAAGGTGTTGGTTATGTGCCTGATATTACGACACTTGTGATGAATGACTGA
- the LOC137719899 gene encoding uncharacterized protein has product MEEDSDDDHRRQRASYSRRVMAAVGQIAKPKRAANFDKKRERRGLLLEKKITAALRMLAYGASADQVDEIARMGKTTVLESLMRFCSAIKALYTNKYLWTPTPRDMQRLLWKGEMRGFPGMIGSIDCMHWTWKNCPSAWQGAYGDRK; this is encoded by the exons atggaggaggactCAGATGATGATCATAGAAGGCAGAGGGCCTCATATTCCCGCCGTGTCATGGCAGCTGTGGGTCAAATAGCCAAACCCAAACGTGCCGCAAACTTCgataaaaaaagggaaagacgag gtcttcttctagagaaaaaaattacggctgccttgcgaatgcttgcatatggagcatctgcagatcaagtggatgagattgcgaggatgggaaaaacaactgttctggagtccctgatgcggttttgctctgcaattaaAGCCCTGTACACCAATAAGTACCTCTGGACACCCACACCAAGGGACATGCAAAGGCTTCTGtggaagggtgagatgcgaggcttccctggcatgattggaagcattgactgcatgcactggacttggaaaaattgtccaagtgcatggcaaggagcttatggtgatagaaaatga